A stretch of DNA from Spirochaeta isovalerica:
CCGCTTCCGTTCAGATTCTGGGAACACATCCCATGTTCGGTCCCGATTCCGGAAGGAACGGAGTCGCGGGTCTGCCGGTTGCCCTGTGCCCTGAAAGAATTGATGACGGATCTCTGAAGACTGTTCTGGATCTGTTTACTTCTCTCGGTCTGCGCATTGAGACCCTGACGGCAAAGGATCATGACCGGGAAGCCGCTTATTCCCAGGGTATTACTCACTTCATTGGAAGAACACTGGATCTGCTGAACCTCGAACCGAGCCGCATTTCAACAACCGGTTATGAGGATCTGCTCGATATTGTACAGCAGACCTGCAACGATAAATGGCAGCTTTTTGTCGATCTGCAGAAATTCAATCCCTATACGGAAGAAATGAGAAAAAAACTCCATTCATCAATCGAGGAAATGCTGGTAAAATTAGATTCCATTGAGAGCATAGGAGAAAAATGAAATGGCTGAAATCCATTCAAAACGCATAGACGAAAAAAAACTCGATACGGTCCTGGCCGAAGATATCAGTTTTGAGGGGGATGTCTCATTCTCCAAACCTCTTATGATAAAAGGAGCCTTCAGCGGAAGCATTAATGCAACCGGCGATCTTTATATCGACAGCAACGCCGTGGTGAATGCGGAAATCGCAGCTCATTCTGTAGTTGTCCGCGGTAAAGTCCGCGGGAACATTACAGCTCATTCCAAAGTCGAGCTCCAGGGATCTGCCGAGGTGATCGGAGATATCACAGCGCCGAGAATCGTTATGGAACCGGGATGCCTTTTTGACGGAATAAGCCGGATGAGACCGGCTGGAGGAGAAACATCATGAACAAAAGACTGCTGATCGCCACATTAATTATTACAGCCTCCATGCTTCTCTCCGCCCAGGAGAAAAGAGATGCGCTGAAAAATTTCCGTGAAGGAAAATACAAAGTGGCTATAGACATCACTCTCGAAGAGATAGAAACTCTCCCTGATAGCAGCCTTCGTGCCAAAATGGACGCCTACACAGTTCTCTTATGGTCGCTTATCGTGGAAAAAAGATATGATGAAGCCATCACTTACGGGAACCGCGCGAAAGATCTATCTCCCTATGACAGCAGAATTACCGAAGCGCTCGGGGAAGCCTACTATTTCAAAGGGAGCGCTTCCAATGCCCTGAAGTTTTTCGAACTCTATACGGTTCAGGCTCCTCTGGGGGACAGAATCGCCCGGGTCTACAACTTCATGGGAGAAATCTACATTACACAGGCGAAATACAATCACGCCGATATCGCCTTTTCCACAGCTCTTTATCACGCCCCTTCCGTCACAAGATGGTGGTACCGCCTGGGGTATTCCCGCGAACTGGCAGAGGATTTCAAAGGTGCGGAAACGGCCTATAACAAAGCCCTGGATCTTGATCCCTCATTTGCTGAAGCGACAAGAGCGCTGAACAGGATCAGGACCAGATAGTGAAAGCCGCTTTCTATACATTGGGGTGTAAACTGAATCAGGTTGAGACGGAAGCCCTGGTTTCCGCTTTCCGTGAACAGGGCGTCTCGATTGTGTCCTCTGATAATCAGGCGGACATATACGTTGTCAATACCTGTACCGTTACATCCAAAAGCGAACAGAAAGCCCGGAGAATGATCAGAAAATTCTCCCGCGACAACAATTCCTCTCTCGTCATAGCTACAGGTTGCTATGTGCAGATGGAGGAGGAGGAAGTGCTCTCTCTGGGAGATAATGTTGTAACCGTATCTCTCGACGATAAAGATACGATTCTGGATCTGGCGGCCTTTATAGGATCTTACCGGTTTGATCTCAGGGAATTGAAAAGCCGCACCGCTTTATGGCTGCAGGAACATCTCGCTACATCGAAACCCGACGGAGGCGAACGGTTCCGCTACTCTCCGGCCGATTTCAATTTTCATTCCCGGGCTTTCCTGAAAATACAGGACGGGTGCGATAATAGTTGCGCCTACTGCCGTGTCACCATTGCAAGGGGTGCTTCGGTCAGTCTCGATTCCGATGAAATAATAAACCGCCTCAACCAGCTTGCTGGAAAAGGTTACCGGGAAGTGGTTCTGACAGGAATCAATATCGACTCCTATCAATCGGGAGATCTTGATCTCGCCGGATTGCTGAAAAAGATACTGGAAGAAACCAGAGGATTCCGAATAAGGCTCTCATCTCTGGAACCGGATACTCTGACGGAGCAGATGTGCGGTGTACTGGCCGACGAGAGGATCTGTCCTCATTTTCATCTCTCGGTTCAATCCGGCTCAGATGTTATACTCAAAGCCATGCGCCGTAACTACACATCGGAAACCATACGGGAAGCCGTCAGACAACTCCGGGTCGTTAAGGATGATCCTTTTATCGCGGCAG
This window harbors:
- the mtaB gene encoding tRNA (N(6)-L-threonylcarbamoyladenosine(37)-C(2))-methylthiotransferase MtaB; its protein translation is MKAAFYTLGCKLNQVETEALVSAFREQGVSIVSSDNQADIYVVNTCTVTSKSEQKARRMIRKFSRDNNSSLVIATGCYVQMEEEEVLSLGDNVVTVSLDDKDTILDLAAFIGSYRFDLRELKSRTALWLQEHLATSKPDGGERFRYSPADFNFHSRAFLKIQDGCDNSCAYCRVTIARGASVSLDSDEIINRLNQLAGKGYREVVLTGINIDSYQSGDLDLAGLLKKILEETRGFRIRLSSLEPDTLTEQMCGVLADERICPHFHLSVQSGSDVILKAMRRNYTSETIREAVRQLRVVKDDPFIAADIIAGFPGETESDLEESMKIITELNFARAHVFPFSPRPGTEAYDITPKVPERETVLRAARLRKASEESYKSYISRSIGKEAVILLEHCDDNGLWYGFSETYIRFAVENVDKGAQAGQMAVCKIKDLSAGTGSAVFHKFQ
- a CDS encoding bactofilin family protein → MAEIHSKRIDEKKLDTVLAEDISFEGDVSFSKPLMIKGAFSGSINATGDLYIDSNAVVNAEIAAHSVVVRGKVRGNITAHSKVELQGSAEVIGDITAPRIVMEPGCLFDGISRMRPAGGETS
- a CDS encoding prephenate dehydrogenase/arogenate dehydrogenase family protein — its product is MKIGIYGLGRFGSFWASTLSRVADVQAYSRSSSAPEGVLFVSEENVCKSDLLFLCNSISSVGEVCDRIAPFLKEGMIVADTCSVKVHPLETMKKRLPASVQILGTHPMFGPDSGRNGVAGLPVALCPERIDDGSLKTVLDLFTSLGLRIETLTAKDHDREAAYSQGITHFIGRTLDLLNLEPSRISTTGYEDLLDIVQQTCNDKWQLFVDLQKFNPYTEEMRKKLHSSIEEMLVKLDSIESIGEK
- a CDS encoding tetratricopeptide repeat protein, encoding MNKRLLIATLIITASMLLSAQEKRDALKNFREGKYKVAIDITLEEIETLPDSSLRAKMDAYTVLLWSLIVEKRYDEAITYGNRAKDLSPYDSRITEALGEAYYFKGSASNALKFFELYTVQAPLGDRIARVYNFMGEIYITQAKYNHADIAFSTALYHAPSVTRWWYRLGYSRELAEDFKGAETAYNKALDLDPSFAEATRALNRIRTR